The following is a genomic window from Sinorhizobium fredii NGR234.
CATCGGCGCCGACGAAGATGCCGGCGACGAAGATGGCCGATGCGATGACGCCGAGCGGATTGAGCATGGCCAGCATGGCGACGACGATGCCGGTGTAGCCGTAGCCCGGCGACAGGTCGAGCGTCAGGTTGCCCTTGAGCCCGGAGACTTCGGAAAAGCCCGCAAGTGCGGCCAATCCGCCCGAAAGCAGCGCCGTCTTCATCAGCGCGCGGTTGACCGGAATGCCGACAAATCGTGCGCCCTCGGGATTGAGGCCGACGGCGCGCATCTCATAGCCGAGAACCGTCTTTTTCATGACGACCCATACGAGAACGGCCGAAGCAAGGGCGATGACGAAGCCGCAGTGCAGGCGCTTGCCCTGGATGAGGCGCGGCAGTTGCGCTTCGGCGATGACCTTCTGCGATTGCGGCCAGCCGAGCCCCATCGGATCCTTGAGCACACCTTCGAGCAGCATTGAAACGAACAGCAGGACGATGAAGTTGAGCAGCAGCGTGGTGACCACCTCGTCGACGCCGAAGCGGGTCTTCAGCACGGCCGGGCCGAGCAGAAGCAGCGCGCCTGCAGCCATGACGGCGACGATGATCACCGGGATCAGAATGGCCGAAGGGAGTGGCAGTGCGCCGGTTCCCAGCACCACCGTGACGACGCCACCGATGTAGAGTTGGGCTTCTGCGCCGATATTCCAGAGTTTGGCCCGAAAGGCGACGGCGATCGCCAGGCCCGTGAAGATCAGCGGCGTCGCGCGGGTCAAGGTTTCCAGCAGCGCGAACTGTGAGCCGGCCGCGCCCTTGGCCACAAGGTAGAAGACGGACAGTGGCGAAGCGCCAGCGGCGAGAACCAGTATCGACGTCAGCATCAGCGTCGTGGCGATGGCTGCCAGCGGAAACAGCAAGGTGACCGCCAAGGATGGTGCGGGCTTCGGCTCAAGCCGCATGATCGCTGTGCTCCCCGCTGTGGCCTGCCATCAGTTCCCCCAGTTCCGGAATGGTGCGTTCGCCACGCGAAGACGGCGTCGAAAAGCGTCCCTTGGACATGACGATGATGCGGTCGGACAATGCCAGGATTTCCTCGAGGTCTTCCGAAATCAGCAATATCGCCGCGCCCCTGTCGCGCGCTTCAAGCAGCATGCGGTGTACATAGGCGACGGCTCCGACATCGAGGCCGCGGGTCGGTTGGCTTGCAAGGATGACCGCCGGGTCGGGATCGAGTGCGCGGCCGAGGATAAGCTTCTGCATGTTGCCCCCCGAGAGCAGGCGCATGCGGGCCTCGGGCGAGGGGCATTTGACGTCGTAGTCGGCAATGAGTTTCTCGGCGAAGCGTCCGGCTTCCTTCCAGTTCAGGAAGCCCATGCGGCTGAACCGCGGGCTCCGGTAGCGTTCGGCAATGACATTCTCCGCCACGCTCATGTCGCCGATGCTGCCGACAGCGTGGCGGTCTTCCGGAATCCGCGCCACGCCATGGGCGAGCGCGGCGCGCGGCGACCAGTCGGCGACTTCCCGCCCGGCGATGGAAATGCTCCCGCTGGTCGGATGCCGGATGCCGGCGATAAGGGCAGCAAGGACAGCCTGGCCATTGCCGGCAACGCCGGCAATGCCGGTGATTTCACCGGCTGTGAGGGTGAGCGACACCTCATCGAGGCCGGCCCCGTTGTACGGCGTCGTGGAGATGCGTTCGAGCGCCAAAAGCGGTGCCCCCAGTTTCAAGGGGCTGACCTCCGCCGGCTTGATCTCCCGGCCAACCATAAGGGCCGCCAGTTCCTTGCGATCAGTCGAGCCTGTTTCGCGCTCGCCAACGAGCTGGCCGGAGCGCAGAACCAGCACACGATCGCTGACAGCCATCACTTCGTGCAATTTGTGTGAGATGAAGATGATCGACAGGCCCTTGGCGACGAGCAGCTTCAGCGTCCGGAACAGTGCGTCAGTCTCGGCGGGAGTCAGAACGGCCGTCGGCTCGTCCAGGATCAGGATGCGGGCTTCGCGATAAAGGGCCTTGAGGATCTCGACGCGCTGGCGTTCGCCGACCGAAAGGGTGGAGACGGTGGCTGCGGGATCGACGGCGAGGCCGA
Proteins encoded in this region:
- a CDS encoding ABC transporter permease, translated to MRLEPKPAPSLAVTLLFPLAAIATTLMLTSILVLAAGASPLSVFYLVAKGAAGSQFALLETLTRATPLIFTGLAIAVAFRAKLWNIGAEAQLYIGGVVTVVLGTGALPLPSAILIPVIIVAVMAAGALLLLGPAVLKTRFGVDEVVTTLLLNFIVLLFVSMLLEGVLKDPMGLGWPQSQKVIAEAQLPRLIQGKRLHCGFVIALASAVLVWVVMKKTVLGYEMRAVGLNPEGARFVGIPVNRALMKTALLSGGLAALAGFSEVSGLKGNLTLDLSPGYGYTGIVVAMLAMLNPLGVIASAIFVAGIFVGADAMSRAAKVPSYIADVMVATSLLTMVVAILLTRFWIRWR
- a CDS encoding ABC transporter ATP-binding protein, giving the protein MSSNPALRLSRISKRFGPLRANEAISFDLKRGEVIALLGENGAGKTTLMNILFGHYVADEGTVEAFGKPLPPGDPGAALDAGIGMVHQHFTLADNMTVQENIALGTQRLWRMRLDRAAVRRRIEQLSADFGLAVDPAATVSTLSVGERQRVEILKALYREARILILDEPTAVLTPAETDALFRTLKLLVAKGLSIIFISHKLHEVMAVSDRVLVLRSGQLVGERETGSTDRKELAALMVGREIKPAEVSPLKLGAPLLALERISTTPYNGAGLDEVSLTLTAGEITGIAGVAGNGQAVLAALIAGIRHPTSGSISIAGREVADWSPRAALAHGVARIPEDRHAVGSIGDMSVAENVIAERYRSPRFSRMGFLNWKEAGRFAEKLIADYDVKCPSPEARMRLLSGGNMQKLILGRALDPDPAVILASQPTRGLDVGAVAYVHRMLLEARDRGAAILLISEDLEEILALSDRIIVMSKGRFSTPSSRGERTIPELGELMAGHSGEHSDHAA